The following coding sequences are from one Malaciobacter pacificus window:
- a CDS encoding rhodanese-like domain-containing protein, with amino-acid sequence MRFGNILLGVGVLASTMFAEGFINYKSLSKDLKAQAKKDGNFATTQDVKDALKAKDWAVVDVRTIEEWSGGFIEGSQRIGRQAPEKALESIVTDMDDNFVKPNLIVVCNTASRASIDAVKFRDMGFKKVKIYPMVTWIDECNPVVTKYSLSKDKTGSKQKFGSYYAEHCVKPIDKK; translated from the coding sequence ATGAGATTTGGAAATATTTTACTAGGAGTTGGAGTACTAGCTTCAACTATGTTTGCTGAAGGTTTTATCAATTATAAGTCTTTATCAAAAGATTTAAAAGCTCAGGCAAAAAAAGATGGTAATTTTGCAACAACTCAAGATGTAAAAGATGCTTTAAAAGCTAAAGATTGGGCTGTAGTTGATGTTAGAACAATTGAAGAGTGGTCAGGTGGATTTATTGAAGGAAGCCAAAGAATTGGTAGACAAGCACCTGAAAAAGCTTTAGAAAGTATTGTTACTGATATGGATGATAACTTTGTAAAACCAAATTTAATAGTTGTTTGTAATACTGCTTCAAGAGCTTCTATTGATGCAGTTAAATTTAGAGATATGGGATTTAAAAAAGTAAAAATTTATCCAATGGTTACTTGGATTGATGAGTGTAATCCTGTGGTTACAAAATATTCTTTATCAAAGGATAAAACAGGTTCTAAACAAAAGTTCGGTAGCTATTATGCTGAACATTGTGTAAAACCAATAGATAAAAAGTAG
- a CDS encoding IS110 family transposase — translation MYKQFIGIDISKDSFDLTLLENSGEIKLEVKLTMNRDGFDTLVEYLSTYPKEELLIAMEATGIYHLPLLSFLLENSFKCVVINPILIKSFIGSTTLRKTKNDKKDAASIALFSLKSYQSLHLASTNNIENIRPLIRERENLSKDVARLKTEIKANLVQLFPELLKNTNIFTKSILNLLLKAPSRKAIRNLREKTIQRILDDTSGNKVKITAKDILALAKTSIAVSDKYLEKVLTSKIRRLIAIQDELSILDSELENSLEDTDINNDIDIVQSIPGIGAVTSKNFMVEVSSVDKFNSVKQLCAFIGIDPSVRQSGTSINYRGKISKRGNANLRRTIWQMAIGTIRSCEKFKLYFSKKREEGKKFKQAVIAVANKLLKTIFVMLKNKTKFDENLALGVSK, via the coding sequence ATGTATAAACAATTCATAGGAATAGATATTTCTAAAGATAGCTTTGATTTAACACTACTTGAAAATAGTGGTGAAATTAAACTAGAAGTAAAGCTTACAATGAATAGAGATGGATTTGATACTTTAGTAGAGTATTTATCCACATATCCTAAAGAAGAGCTTTTAATAGCAATGGAAGCAACTGGTATTTATCATTTACCACTATTATCTTTTTTATTAGAAAATAGTTTTAAGTGTGTAGTGATTAATCCAATACTCATAAAGAGTTTTATTGGTTCAACTACCCTTAGAAAAACTAAGAATGATAAAAAAGATGCAGCTTCAATTGCTCTATTTAGTTTAAAATCATATCAATCTTTACATCTTGCTAGTACTAATAATATTGAAAATATTAGACCGCTTATCCGTGAAAGAGAAAACCTCTCGAAAGATGTAGCAAGATTAAAAACTGAAATAAAAGCTAATTTAGTGCAATTATTCCCTGAATTGTTAAAGAACACAAATATATTTACAAAGAGCATTTTAAATCTGCTCCTTAAAGCTCCTAGCCGTAAAGCAATTAGGAACTTAAGGGAAAAGACCATCCAACGAATCTTAGATGATACAAGTGGCAATAAAGTTAAAATTACTGCAAAGGATATATTAGCCTTAGCAAAAACTTCTATCGCCGTATCCGATAAATATCTTGAAAAGGTTTTAACTTCTAAAATTAGAAGATTAATAGCTATTCAAGATGAATTATCTATTCTAGATTCTGAGTTGGAAAACTCTTTAGAAGATACTGATATAAACAATGATATTGATATAGTACAATCAATACCAGGAATTGGAGCAGTAACTTCTAAAAACTTTATGGTTGAAGTATCCTCTGTTGATAAGTTTAATTCCGTAAAGCAACTATGTGCTTTTATAGGAATTGACCCATCAGTTAGACAAAGTGGTACTTCAATCAACTATAGGGGCAAAATCTCTAAAAGAGGTAATGCAAACCTTAGAAGAACTATTTGGCAAATGGCAATTGGTACTATTCGTTCTTGTGAAAAATTTAAACTCTATTTCTCTAAAAAACGAGAAGAAGGTAAAAAATTCAAACAAGCTGTTATTGCTGTTGCAAATAAACTTCTAAAAACAATATTTGTAATGTTAAAGAACAAAACCAAATTTGATGAAAATTTAGCTTTAGGTGTTTCCAAATGA
- a CDS encoding Mur ligase family protein has translation MRYDLKKCSLEHFLEHKTLYYDKIDFSIVHRSWEILKTKIKTPFVIHLVGTNGKGSTGRFLAHYLVKKDYKVLHYSSPHIVKFNERIWINGSDVSDETLEKAHKYLQDILSVELLEKLTYFEYTTLLALYLSKDMDYIVLEAGLGGEFDATNVIENNLSLITTIDLDHQSFLGNSVEDIAKTKMRSVDNKMIIGYQLHDSVYEVASEVKKQIKEERNREIEIIEVKEFEKYILNNSFASYLKRNLHLVIECLNQLNIDIDIKLFDDVKLFGRCQKVLPNVTIDVGHNPLAARALVNEFKDKKLTLIYNSYKDKDYEKVLSILKPIISKIIIIPVEDKRIVDKNNLLEIINKLNIIQFNSLEINENEEYLVFGSFLVVEKFLSLIGFNEK, from the coding sequence ATGAGATATGATTTAAAAAAGTGTTCTTTAGAACACTTCTTAGAGCACAAAACACTTTACTACGATAAAATCGATTTTTCTATTGTTCATAGATCATGGGAAATACTAAAAACAAAAATTAAAACACCTTTTGTGATTCATCTTGTAGGAACTAATGGAAAAGGAAGTACAGGTAGATTTCTAGCTCACTATTTAGTTAAAAAAGATTATAAAGTTCTTCATTACAGTTCTCCTCATATTGTAAAATTCAATGAACGAATTTGGATAAATGGAAGTGATGTAAGCGATGAAACTTTAGAAAAAGCTCACAAATACCTTCAAGATATTCTTTCTGTAGAACTTTTAGAAAAATTGACATATTTTGAGTACACAACACTTTTGGCTTTATACTTATCAAAAGATATGGATTATATTGTTTTAGAAGCAGGTCTTGGTGGTGAGTTTGACGCTACAAATGTGATTGAAAACAATCTATCTTTAATCACTACAATTGACTTAGATCATCAAAGCTTTTTAGGTAATAGTGTTGAAGATATAGCTAAAACAAAAATGCGTTCAGTTGATAATAAAATGATAATTGGATATCAACTTCATGATAGTGTTTATGAAGTTGCTAGTGAAGTAAAAAAACAAATAAAAGAAGAGCGAAATAGAGAGATTGAGATTATTGAAGTAAAAGAGTTTGAAAAGTATATTTTAAATAACTCTTTTGCCTCATATTTAAAAAGAAATCTTCATTTAGTTATTGAGTGTTTAAATCAATTAAATATTGATATTGATATAAAACTTTTTGATGATGTAAAACTTTTTGGGAGATGTCAAAAAGTTTTACCAAATGTAACTATTGATGTTGGTCACAACCCTCTTGCTGCAAGAGCTTTAGTAAATGAATTTAAAGATAAGAAGCTTACCTTGATTTATAATTCTTACAAAGATAAGGATTATGAAAAAGTATTAAGTATATTAAAACCAATAATAAGTAAAATAATTATTATTCCTGTTGAAGATAAAAGAATTGTAGATAAAAATAATTTATTAGAAATTATAAATAAATTAAATATAATACAATTTAACTCACTTGAAATAAATGAAAATGAAGAGTATTTAGTCTTTGGTTCATTTTTAGTAGTTGAGAAATTTTTATCTTTAATAGGCTTTAATGAAAAATAG
- a CDS encoding GNAT family N-acyltransferase: MIDVQKEIEKKFPKIKDKQSFLKKSLFKIAKKIVHEDSINQFLQQNSHLKGFDFVDAVLDYFDFDYTVSSSDMQNIPTTGKVVIIANHPLGGLDALCLLRLIGQVRKDVRIVANDFLVGFEAINSLMIPIDNYKIKQSKQDIKNIYDALNNEEAIIIFPAGEVSRATSKGIKDPTWNKGFLNFAKNTNAPILPIFLNAKNSKTFYTISLLNKTFSTLLLSNEMFNKKSKRINIKVGKIIPNENIIPKGIDKKYLTNLYKKHLYALKRGKKSFFETQSAIAHPVNRKDLLNELKNSKLIGETNDGKKIYLYDYVEDSIVLKELGRLRELSFRKVGEGINKKRDTDKYDIYYQHIILWDENDLEIVGSYRIGNSDFIYKNIGVKGFYSYNLFKYQDDFVPYLRNSIELGRSFVQPKYWGTRALDYLWYGIGAYLKNNPNIKYMFGPVSLSATYPRTAKDLMVFYYDHYFGQEKNFVNPVQPYQFSNTQSEIKELFSLEDKKQDFKILKSSLGNMNVSVPTLYKQYSDIAQDGGVKFLGFNIDPNFGDCIDGFILVEVDKIKESAKKRYIDKK; the protein is encoded by the coding sequence ATGATTGATGTACAAAAAGAGATAGAAAAGAAGTTTCCAAAAATAAAAGATAAACAAAGTTTTCTAAAAAAATCTTTATTTAAAATAGCGAAGAAAATAGTTCACGAAGACTCGATAAATCAGTTCTTACAACAAAATTCCCACTTAAAAGGATTTGATTTTGTAGATGCAGTTTTAGACTATTTTGATTTTGATTATACTGTTTCAAGTAGTGATATGCAAAACATCCCAACTACTGGTAAAGTTGTTATTATTGCTAACCATCCATTAGGTGGTTTGGATGCATTATGTTTACTTAGACTTATAGGTCAAGTAAGAAAAGATGTAAGAATAGTGGCTAATGATTTTCTAGTTGGATTTGAAGCAATAAATTCACTAATGATTCCAATAGATAATTATAAAATAAAGCAATCAAAGCAAGATATTAAAAATATTTACGATGCTTTAAATAATGAAGAAGCTATTATAATATTTCCAGCAGGAGAAGTAAGTCGTGCTACATCAAAAGGGATTAAGGACCCTACTTGGAATAAAGGTTTTTTAAATTTTGCAAAAAATACTAATGCTCCTATATTACCTATATTTTTAAATGCAAAAAATTCTAAAACTTTTTATACAATTTCATTATTAAATAAAACTTTCTCAACTCTACTTTTATCAAATGAAATGTTTAATAAAAAATCAAAAAGAATAAATATTAAAGTTGGAAAAATCATTCCAAATGAAAATATTATTCCCAAAGGTATTGATAAAAAATATCTTACAAATTTATATAAAAAACATCTATATGCTTTAAAAAGAGGGAAAAAATCATTTTTTGAAACTCAAAGTGCAATTGCGCATCCTGTAAATAGAAAAGATTTACTAAATGAACTTAAAAACTCTAAACTAATTGGAGAAACAAATGATGGGAAAAAAATCTATTTATATGATTATGTTGAGGACTCAATTGTACTAAAAGAATTAGGAAGACTAAGGGAGTTATCATTTAGAAAAGTTGGTGAAGGAATCAACAAAAAAAGAGATACAGATAAATATGATATTTATTATCAACACATCATCTTATGGGATGAGAATGATTTAGAGATAGTTGGTTCATACAGAATAGGTAATAGTGATTTTATATATAAAAATATTGGTGTAAAAGGTTTTTACTCATATAATCTATTTAAATACCAAGATGATTTTGTTCCATACTTAAGAAACTCTATTGAGCTTGGAAGAAGTTTTGTACAACCAAAATACTGGGGAACTAGAGCTTTAGATTATTTATGGTATGGAATTGGGGCTTATTTAAAAAATAACCCAAATATTAAATATATGTTTGGGCCTGTTTCTCTTAGTGCAACTTACCCAAGAACAGCAAAGGATTTAATGGTATTTTATTATGACCATTATTTTGGTCAAGAAAAGAACTTTGTTAACCCTGTACAGCCATATCAATTTTCAAATACTCAATCAGAAATAAAAGAGTTATTTAGTCTTGAAGATAAAAAACAAGATTTTAAAATATTAAAATCAAGTCTGGGGAACATGAATGTTTCAGTTCCAACACTATATAAGCAATATAGTGATATAGCTCAAGATGGTGGAGTAAAATTTTTAGGATTTAATATCGACCCTAATTTTGGTGATTGTATTGATGGATTTATATTAGTTGAAGTTGATAAAATAAAAGAAAGTGCAAAAAAAAGATATATAGATAAAAAGTAG
- a CDS encoding DEAD/DEAH box helicase has translation MINLKKKLETLYTKKEEIEKQILELEQQIQEQELISQKRNFSKDEKIDIFKSLFIARFDIYAKKWINKEGTKQNFFPVTQTFRGEDYLPLTNKEIEEHLRGQSFLATYCINLQNKSKFIAFEILDEDKFKLQIALNSVNVRAYYELNSHNSLVAWIFLEEEISSKVVFNFAQFILKKANISAKVFPNKEFATKASLGMPLELPLHLEYRNRNKTVFIDANTNKIYEDQWMVLNSVKKVSKEIIYTYSQNSELVSIVKEFDDIEFPIENIEIVLFDYIYIPTLHLSKSLINKLKAFSSFDNPQIKVLLSLRKPLYNTPRVIKSFEEDERHLMLPRGLYQTIIDFFNENDVKFSIEDKRVFSNIETKKVQFKLRPEQNDAIDGIMKSDFSICVAPPGFGKTLIGAKMFEQRACNTLIVVNKNMLLNQWIERFVDYFGYSKKDIGYLGKGHNKLNGYMDVATMQSLKNDPSIINNYSFVIVDECHHIPAVTFEQIIKNFKGKYILGLSATPNRKDGLDPILFQQLGDISYEYKKKRTHYNKLKIIRTDFVSDAENYSTIINELCVDEKRNDLIISAIKDNIKRKILVLTDRIEHINLLETLLENEGIDFVCVHGSMNKKQQVENMKLVKEKSLILATTSYFGEGIDFPHLNTILFATPISYYGRLIQYLGRIGRGNQECLAIDFLDSKNAMLNSSYKKRLDGYKQMHYK, from the coding sequence ATGATAAATCTTAAAAAGAAACTAGAAACACTTTATACAAAAAAAGAAGAAATAGAAAAGCAGATTTTAGAGCTTGAGCAACAAATACAAGAACAAGAGTTAATTTCACAAAAAAGAAACTTTTCTAAAGATGAAAAAATAGATATATTTAAATCTTTATTTATAGCAAGATTTGATATTTATGCAAAAAAATGGATAAATAAAGAGGGAACAAAACAAAATTTCTTTCCTGTAACTCAAACATTTAGAGGTGAAGATTATCTACCTTTAACAAATAAAGAGATTGAAGAGCATTTAAGAGGACAATCTTTTTTAGCAACTTATTGTATAAACTTACAAAATAAATCAAAGTTTATAGCCTTTGAAATACTTGATGAAGATAAATTTAAATTACAAATTGCACTAAACTCTGTTAATGTAAGAGCATACTATGAGTTAAACTCTCATAATAGTTTAGTAGCTTGGATTTTTTTAGAAGAGGAAATCTCTTCGAAAGTAGTATTTAACTTTGCACAATTTATTTTAAAAAAAGCAAATATCTCCGCAAAAGTTTTTCCAAATAAAGAGTTTGCTACAAAAGCAAGTTTAGGAATGCCTTTAGAGTTACCTTTACATTTAGAGTATAGAAATAGAAATAAAACTGTATTTATTGATGCTAATACAAATAAAATATATGAAGACCAATGGATGGTGCTAAATTCAGTAAAAAAAGTTTCTAAAGAGATTATATATACATATTCTCAAAACTCTGAACTTGTAAGTATTGTAAAAGAGTTTGATGATATTGAGTTTCCAATTGAAAATATTGAAATTGTATTATTTGATTATATTTATATCCCAACTTTACATTTATCAAAAAGTTTAATTAATAAATTAAAAGCATTCTCTTCTTTTGATAATCCTCAAATAAAAGTTTTACTTAGTCTTAGAAAGCCACTTTATAATACTCCAAGAGTTATAAAATCTTTTGAAGAAGATGAAAGACATTTAATGCTTCCTAGAGGCTTATATCAAACGATTATTGACTTTTTTAATGAAAATGATGTGAAGTTTTCTATTGAAGATAAAAGAGTCTTTAGTAATATTGAAACAAAAAAAGTACAATTTAAATTAAGACCAGAACAAAATGATGCAATTGATGGAATTATGAAAAGTGACTTTTCTATTTGTGTTGCACCTCCTGGTTTTGGTAAGACTTTAATTGGTGCAAAAATGTTTGAACAAAGAGCTTGTAATACACTAATAGTTGTGAATAAAAATATGCTTTTAAACCAATGGATAGAAAGATTTGTTGATTATTTTGGATATTCTAAAAAAGATATTGGTTATCTAGGAAAAGGTCATAATAAACTTAATGGTTATATGGATGTTGCCACAATGCAAAGTTTAAAAAATGACCCAAGTATTATTAATAACTACTCTTTTGTAATTGTAGATGAATGTCATCATATACCAGCAGTTACTTTTGAGCAAATCATAAAAAACTTTAAGGGTAAATATATTTTGGGCTTAAGTGCAACTCCAAATAGAAAAGATGGATTAGACCCTATTTTATTTCAACAATTAGGTGATATATCTTATGAGTATAAAAAGAAAAGAACACACTATAATAAGTTAAAGATAATTAGAACGGATTTTGTTAGTGATGCTGAAAACTACTCTACTATCATCAATGAGTTATGTGTTGATGAAAAGAGAAATGATTTAATAATAAGTGCAATAAAAGATAATATTAAAAGAAAAATTTTAGTTTTAACTGATAGAATAGAGCATATAAATTTACTAGAGACTCTTCTAGAAAATGAGGGTATAGATTTTGTTTGTGTTCATGGTAGCATGAATAAAAAACAACAAGTTGAGAATATGAAGCTTGTAAAAGAAAAATCCTTAATACTTGCAACAACATCATATTTTGGAGAAGGAATAGACTTCCCTCATTTAAATACTATTTTATTTGCAACACCAATTTCTTATTATGGAAGATTAATTCAATACTTAGGTCGAATTGGTAGAGGTAATCAAGAGTGCTTAGCTATTGATTTTTTAGATTCAAAAAATGCTATGTTAAATTCATCTTATAAAAAAAGATTAGATGGATATAAACAAATGCATTACAAATAA
- a CDS encoding M23 family metallopeptidase: protein MKNRLIITISDIKGTKSYNIHQLFRKFFFIILTATFILLAGSFLFINYLTSEVEQVKQSKKNQETQLNILKEKEDKLVSQNKLYSMQIKSKVQDIEELSSKLDEIHTIIGIEDDDTKEEITKKTLDTINENKKKYALNLIPNGKPLEKFRYSSNFGYRINPVTKKRQFHRGLDMAAPRKTPIRATADGIIEYVQSRNIGDYGRVVKVQHNYGFKTVYAHMEKTFVNVGDIIKKGQILGLVGNSGRSTAPHLHYEVRYANMVLNPRRFVDWNLSNFEEIFKKERKIEWESLVSLINSHQTQLR from the coding sequence ATGAAAAATAGATTAATAATTACAATATCAGACATAAAAGGTACTAAATCTTACAATATACATCAACTCTTTAGAAAATTCTTTTTTATAATTTTAACAGCTACTTTTATTTTACTAGCAGGAAGTTTTCTATTTATTAATTATTTAACAAGCGAAGTTGAACAAGTTAAACAATCAAAGAAAAACCAAGAAACTCAACTAAATATCTTAAAAGAAAAAGAGGATAAATTAGTATCTCAAAATAAATTATATTCAATGCAAATAAAAAGTAAAGTGCAAGATATAGAAGAATTAAGCTCAAAACTTGATGAAATTCATACTATAATTGGTATTGAAGATGATGATACAAAAGAAGAAATTACTAAAAAAACTTTAGATACTATAAATGAAAATAAAAAGAAATATGCACTTAACCTTATTCCAAATGGTAAGCCTTTAGAAAAATTTAGATACTCATCAAATTTTGGTTACAGAATTAATCCTGTAACTAAAAAAAGACAGTTTCATAGAGGTTTAGATATGGCAGCACCTAGAAAAACTCCAATTAGAGCAACTGCTGATGGGATTATTGAGTATGTTCAAAGTAGAAATATTGGAGATTATGGAAGGGTTGTAAAAGTACAGCATAATTATGGTTTTAAAACTGTATATGCTCATATGGAAAAAACTTTTGTAAATGTTGGTGATATTATAAAAAAAGGTCAAATTCTAGGTTTAGTTGGAAACAGTGGTAGAAGTACAGCTCCACATTTGCATTATGAAGTTAGATATGCAAATATGGTTTTAAATCCAAGAAGATTTGTGGATTGGAATCTAAGTAATTTTGAAGAAATATTTAAAAAAGAGAGGAAGATAGAATGGGAGTCTTTAGTAAGTCTGATAAACAGTCATCAAACTCAGCTACGATAA
- a CDS encoding bactofilin family protein, translating to MGVFSKSDKQSSNSATIIAEGTCIIGGISTKGTVHIDGKFEGVILEANVISIGPKGEVIGDIKANNLVVNGLFDGKIDCNEVQILSQGKVIGDMRYNELIIETNGKFEGRGIRKNSELKSKYNEVENKINNIVVSPSNIIGHDKS from the coding sequence ATGGGAGTCTTTAGTAAGTCTGATAAACAGTCATCAAACTCAGCTACGATAATTGCAGAAGGTACTTGTATTATTGGTGGTATTAGTACAAAAGGAACAGTTCATATTGATGGAAAGTTTGAAGGTGTTATTTTAGAAGCTAATGTAATTTCTATTGGTCCAAAGGGTGAAGTGATTGGAGATATTAAAGCCAATAATTTAGTTGTAAATGGACTTTTTGATGGAAAAATTGATTGTAATGAAGTTCAAATTTTATCTCAAGGAAAAGTTATAGGAGATATGAGATATAATGAACTTATAATAGAAACAAATGGGAAGTTTGAAGGTAGAGGTATTAGAAAAAATTCTGAACTAAAAAGTAAATATAATGAAGTTGAGAATAAAATTAATAACATCGTTGTCTCGCCATCTAATATAATAGGTCATGATAAATCTTAA
- a CDS encoding cation:proton antiporter, producing MLGIIVSTTLIALVINLLLKRFHLPTIIGYIVTGTIIAYLFNLHDAVNNHELKEIAEFGVVFLMFTIGLEFSIEHLKKMKREVFFTGTLQIVVTALVVFIISKFAIGLGTQTSLIIGAALALSSTAIVLKTFNETKEINRPHGRRVLGILIMQDIAVIPILLMISFFTMGEGSSVTLMIGKTILAAIVLLGLLYVTGKYLLEPFLTHVSNTKSDELFVASVLLLAMGSSYLAYYFGFTYSLGAFVAGMLIAETKFKHQVEADLIPFRNILLGVFFITVGMQINFSVIADYIFIILILLPALMGLKYLIIYTLVRFEDNKRVAFKTALSLIQIGEFSLAILEIARSQDLVDPTYSQVLIVTIVISMILTPIILKNLSKAAAKLVPEDVMMACNTNQVDVDTENHVVVLGYGRFGQSIVKQLKNFNQNYVILEHNIKFFQLGQSRGEPIVFGNAAQKHILNSLNIKKASAVIVAVNNPEALHLICEAVDSLTHNSKTIVTVTSENDKVILDTLHLEHVIVETDQIAKAVVDEVMLCRIG from the coding sequence ATGTTAGGAATAATTGTTTCTACAACACTTATAGCATTAGTTATAAACTTACTGCTAAAAAGATTTCATTTACCAACCATTATTGGTTATATTGTTACAGGAACTATAATCGCATATTTATTTAATCTTCATGATGCTGTTAATAATCATGAATTAAAAGAGATAGCAGAGTTTGGTGTTGTTTTTTTAATGTTTACTATTGGATTGGAGTTTTCAATAGAGCATTTAAAAAAGATGAAAAGAGAGGTATTTTTTACAGGAACTCTTCAAATAGTTGTAACTGCACTAGTGGTATTTATAATTTCAAAATTTGCAATAGGTCTTGGAACTCAAACATCTTTAATTATTGGTGCAGCCCTTGCTCTTTCTTCAACAGCAATTGTTTTAAAAACATTTAATGAAACAAAAGAGATAAATAGACCTCATGGTAGAAGAGTTTTAGGAATTTTAATTATGCAAGATATTGCTGTAATTCCAATTCTTTTAATGATATCATTTTTTACTATGGGTGAGGGAAGTAGTGTTACTTTAATGATCGGAAAAACAATTTTAGCCGCAATTGTTTTACTTGGACTTTTATATGTAACTGGAAAATATTTATTAGAACCATTTTTAACACATGTTTCAAATACGAAATCTGATGAACTGTTCGTTGCTTCTGTTTTATTACTTGCAATGGGTTCTTCTTATTTAGCTTATTACTTTGGATTTACATACTCTTTAGGTGCCTTTGTAGCAGGTATGTTAATTGCAGAGACTAAATTTAAACATCAAGTTGAAGCTGATTTAATTCCTTTTAGAAATATTTTATTAGGTGTATTCTTTATTACAGTTGGTATGCAAATTAACTTTAGTGTAATTGCTGATTATATATTTATAATTTTAATTTTACTACCTGCTTTAATGGGTTTAAAATACTTAATTATTTATACATTAGTTAGGTTTGAAGATAACAAAAGAGTTGCTTTTAAAACAGCATTATCTTTAATTCAAATTGGTGAGTTTTCACTTGCAATATTAGAGATTGCAAGAAGTCAAGATTTAGTAGATCCAACTTATTCTCAAGTATTAATTGTAACTATTGTAATTTCTATGATTTTAACGCCAATTATTTTAAAGAATTTATCTAAAGCAGCTGCAAAACTTGTTCCTGAAGATGTTATGATGGCTTGTAATACTAATCAAGTTGATGTTGATACAGAAAATCACGTTGTTGTATTAGGTTATGGTAGATTTGGACAATCAATTGTAAAGCAGTTAAAAAACTTCAATCAAAACTATGTGATATTAGAACACAATATTAAGTTCTTCCAATTAGGTCAAAGTAGGGGTGAGCCAATTGTATTTGGAAATGCTGCTCAAAAACATATATTAAACTCATTAAATATTAAAAAAGCATCAGCTGTAATTGTTGCTGTTAATAACCCAGAAGCTTTACATTTAATTTGTGAGGCAGTAGATTCTTTAACACACAACAGTAAAACAATTGTAACAGTAACTAGTGAAAATGATAAAGTTATATTAGATACTTTACATTTAGAGCACGTTATTGTTGAAACAGACCAAATTGCAAAAGCAGTTGTTGATGAGGTTATGTTATGTCGAATCGGTTAG
- the lptE gene encoding LPS assembly lipoprotein LptE — MKSMNNISKKVLFVLFTSFISLSLFSGCGYKPSTYYAKKELSGKVFVKLFVDLKDPKNAVLIKDSINQLLAQKIGSKLVYDESLADTVMNLKINSVKMRTLQYDIDGYNKLYKAVVDILVSYTKKDTNKTNKFIVTGEHNFSVDDGSTITDTKRFDAIKNASEDALDEVLSKIAVSSFRQ; from the coding sequence ATGAAAAGTATGAATAATATTTCAAAAAAAGTACTATTTGTACTTTTCACTTCTTTTATTTCACTCTCTTTATTTTCTGGATGTGGATATAAACCATCAACTTATTACGCAAAGAAAGAGTTAAGCGGTAAAGTCTTTGTTAAACTTTTTGTAGATTTAAAAGACCCTAAAAATGCAGTATTAATAAAAGATTCAATAAATCAATTATTAGCACAAAAAATAGGTTCTAAATTAGTATATGATGAGAGTTTAGCAGATACTGTTATGAACTTAAAAATTAATTCTGTAAAAATGAGAACACTACAATATGATATTGATGGATATAATAAGTTATATAAAGCAGTTGTAGATATTTTAGTTAGCTATACAAAAAAAGATACTAATAAAACTAACAAATTTATTGTTACAGGAGAGCATAACTTCTCTGTTGATGATGGTTCAACAATTACAGATACAAAAAGATTTGATGCTATTAAAAATGCAAGTGAAGATGCACTTGATGAAGTTTTATCAAAAATTGCAGTTTCTTCTTTTAGACAATGA